One genomic segment of Timaviella obliquedivisa GSE-PSE-MK23-08B includes these proteins:
- a CDS encoding acyl-CoA/acyl-ACP dehydrogenase: protein MATQFLHHPLGDSPAALLPRSVSDVLTQAIAAADFCTSHAAEIDCHGKYPRQEFQQLAEMGLLTAPLQPSLGGVGLGIDTHTLHETLVILQQIGRGNLAVGRIYEGHINALQLIQTFGTAAQIKQYANDVRDRNKVFGVWNAEAGDGVKLIPLGNGRYRLEGSKTFCSGVGCVDRPFVNGALPDGRWQMCIVPMDEVVTLSDSTWWQPSGMKATASYKVDFSSVELDERSLIGQPDDYHRQPWLSGGAIRFAAVQLGGAEALFNTTRQYLHDLKRTTDPYQEVRLGQMAIALESGNLWLQGAAARFSQHSSIFGGDPSKAQPEADRLVAYANMVRTAIEQICMDMMQLCERSIGTRGLLPPYPMERIIRDLTLYLRQPAFDAVLADVGKYALRQTAPAQQLWESQND from the coding sequence ATCGCTACGCAATTTTTACATCATCCGTTAGGTGACTCGCCTGCTGCACTTTTACCAAGGTCAGTTTCAGATGTCTTGACACAGGCGATCGCAGCGGCTGATTTTTGCACGAGTCATGCTGCCGAAATTGATTGCCATGGCAAATACCCGCGTCAAGAATTCCAGCAGCTTGCTGAGATGGGTTTGTTAACTGCGCCCTTGCAACCAAGTCTAGGAGGCGTAGGCTTAGGAATTGATACTCATACTCTTCATGAGACACTTGTTATTCTTCAACAGATCGGTCGCGGCAATTTGGCAGTTGGGCGGATTTATGAAGGACATATCAACGCACTTCAACTAATTCAAACTTTTGGAACAGCAGCACAAATCAAGCAATATGCCAATGATGTCCGCGATCGCAATAAAGTGTTTGGCGTGTGGAATGCAGAAGCCGGAGATGGCGTTAAGCTCATTCCTCTAGGCAATGGGCGATATCGTTTAGAGGGATCTAAAACATTTTGCTCGGGCGTTGGTTGTGTCGATCGCCCTTTTGTAAACGGGGCATTGCCCGATGGACGTTGGCAAATGTGCATTGTGCCAATGGATGAAGTAGTCACTTTAAGCGATTCAACCTGGTGGCAACCGAGCGGGATGAAAGCGACTGCTAGTTACAAAGTTGACTTTAGCAGCGTCGAACTAGACGAGCGATCGTTGATTGGTCAACCCGATGACTACCATCGCCAGCCCTGGCTATCGGGAGGTGCAATTCGTTTTGCTGCGGTGCAATTGGGCGGAGCAGAGGCACTGTTCAATACGACACGTCAATATTTACACGACCTTAAAAGAACTACTGATCCCTACCAAGAGGTGCGACTGGGGCAGATGGCGATCGCTTTAGAAAGCGGTAACCTTTGGCTACAAGGTGCAGCTGCCCGGTTTTCTCAGCACTCGTCTATCTTTGGCGGTGATCCCAGCAAAGCACAACCTGAAGCTGATCGTCTAGTGGCTTATGCCAATATGGTACGAACTGCGATTGAGCAAATCTGTATGGACATGATGCAGCTTTGTGAGCGATCAATCGGTACGCGGGGTTTACTGCCGCCGTATCCTATGGAGCGGATCATTCGAGATTTAACACTCTATTTACGGCAACCCGCCTTTGATGCTGTTTTGGCAGACGTAGGCAAATACGCTTTGCGCCAGACTGCTCCCGCTCAACAACTATGGGAGTCGCAGAATGATTGA